In the Aeromicrobium fastidiosum genome, GCCGCCGAGCGTCAGCTGCGAGGCGAACAGGCCCACCGCGATGACGAGCGCGATGAGACCCCGGCCCTCGACGCCGAGCAGGCGCGCCATGATGATGCCGGTCACGAGGGTCAGGAACTGCAGGCCGAACGTGGCGGTGACGATCAGCAGGAACGTGAACCGGTCACGCATCTGCCGGGGCCCGGTCGTCGATTCGCCCCCGTCGTCCGACACCCGTAGAGCATACTGTCAACGATCCTCCGAAGGCCCCGAAACGGCGGTCTCTACTCCCAGGAGAATGCGCTCGATGCCGACACCTCTGCCCCTGCCGATCCGCGTGCTCGTGAAGGGTGCCTCGACCGTCAACTGGGTCTCGTTCATGGGCGGACCACGCCAGGACTTCATCTTCCCGCGGGTCGTCGAGGAGCAGCTGCTCGCCGCGGGCCGTCCGTGCGACGTCCAGACCAGCACCATGACCTCGCAGCGCACCTCGACGATCCTCAGTACGTGGCAGGCCGAGGTGCTCGGCTACTCGCCCGACGTCATCGTGCTGGTGTACGGCCACTACGAGACGATCCACCTGTTCATCCCGCGCTGGCTCGAGGTGCACGCCAACAGCCTCAAGGCCAGGCCCCGGCGGATCGCGGCGATCTACCGTCGTGCGTTCGTGCGACCGGCCTGGAAGGCGCTGGCTCGGTTGCAGGCCAAGGTCGACTCGATCCTCGACCCGACCCTGCGGCGCGGACGTCCCGAGCAGGTCGCGGCCGACCTGCGCCGCTACATCGACAACGTGCAGAAGGTCGGCAGCCCGCTCGTCTACGTCTTCGAGCTGCTGCCCCCCGGGAGCCGCTATCGCAGCTGGTTCCCGGGCATGGCGCGCCGCATCGACGTCATGAACCAGACCCTCGAGCGCATGGTCGCCGACGTGGGTCTCGACCACGTCCGGTACTTCCGCGTGGCCCCTCTGGTCGACCAGCACGCGGGCGGCGACATCGACGTCGCGATCCCCGACGGCTTCCACTACTCGCCCGAGATGCACCGCCACATCGGCACCGCGCTGGCCGCCGACGTCGAGCAGTGGGCAGCAACTCAGAATCATCTCTCCACGGGGCCCGAACGGCCCTGAAAAAGGCCGATCTTCCGTACAATTTCCAGATGGCCATCACGACCTCCCCCGCTCCGGCGCCCCCGTCCGCGAAGCAGCGTGCCGCCCGATTCCTCCCTCGACCGATCGTCGAGCTGCTCGACCGTCTCGTGTTCCGCGCTCGCCGCGGTCGCGTCCGGTCGACGCAGTGGTTCTTCGGGCTGTTCGGCTTCAACATCGTCAAGAAGGACGACTACTACTCCACCCTTCCCGTGCTCGCAGAGATCGAGAAGACCCGCGCTCGCTGGGACAAGCCCAGTGCGCTGGTCGGTATCGATCTCGACGTCCCGGCCATGTCCGCGGCCCTGCGCGACCTCGCGGGTCGGTGGGAGGATGAGTTCGCCGACGTCACGGGCGACTACATCGCCAACACGACCCAGGGCTTCGGTCCCGGCTACCCGCAGCTGGATGCCCGGACGCTCTACTACATGCTGCGCGAGCACAAGCCCGCCCGCTACCTCGAGATCGGCTCGGGGCTCTCGACCTACTACGCCTCGCTCGCGGCACGCCGCAACGCCGAGGAGGGTTCACCGCTGCAGATCACGTGCGTCGAGCCCTACCCGTTCGACGCCCTCCGCACGCTCGACAACTTCGAGCTCGTCGAGGGCTTCGTGCAGGACGTCCCGTTGTCGACGTTCGAGGCGCTCGACGACGGCGACGTGCTGTTCATCGACTCCTCGCACGCGCTCAAGATCGACAGCGACGTCGCCTTCTTGTTCCTCGAGGTGCTGCCGCGGCTCAAGCCCGGCGTCATCGTGCACATCCACGACGTGCACTTCCCGTTCAACGGCCCGTACCCCGCCGACATGTGGCTGTTCGGCGAGCGCTGGCCTGTCTACTGGAACGAGGCGATGGTCGTCCAGATCTTCCTGGCCCACAACTCCGCCTATCGCGTGCTGCTGTCGACGCCGATGATCCGCCACGAGGACGAGGCCGTCCTCACCGAGCTCTTCGACGACTACACACCGGTCGCCGACGACCGCAACCCGCCGTCGTCCCTCTGGCTGCGCCGGGTGCCCTGACGCATCAGG is a window encoding:
- a CDS encoding SGNH/GDSL hydrolase family protein encodes the protein MPTPLPLPIRVLVKGASTVNWVSFMGGPRQDFIFPRVVEEQLLAAGRPCDVQTSTMTSQRTSTILSTWQAEVLGYSPDVIVLVYGHYETIHLFIPRWLEVHANSLKARPRRIAAIYRRAFVRPAWKALARLQAKVDSILDPTLRRGRPEQVAADLRRYIDNVQKVGSPLVYVFELLPPGSRYRSWFPGMARRIDVMNQTLERMVADVGLDHVRYFRVAPLVDQHAGGDIDVAIPDGFHYSPEMHRHIGTALAADVEQWAATQNHLSTGPERP
- a CDS encoding class I SAM-dependent methyltransferase encodes the protein MAITTSPAPAPPSAKQRAARFLPRPIVELLDRLVFRARRGRVRSTQWFFGLFGFNIVKKDDYYSTLPVLAEIEKTRARWDKPSALVGIDLDVPAMSAALRDLAGRWEDEFADVTGDYIANTTQGFGPGYPQLDARTLYYMLREHKPARYLEIGSGLSTYYASLAARRNAEEGSPLQITCVEPYPFDALRTLDNFELVEGFVQDVPLSTFEALDDGDVLFIDSSHALKIDSDVAFLFLEVLPRLKPGVIVHIHDVHFPFNGPYPADMWLFGERWPVYWNEAMVVQIFLAHNSAYRVLLSTPMIRHEDEAVLTELFDDYTPVADDRNPPSSLWLRRVP